ATGCCATTTAACTTACTTTCTGCGTCCGAGAACGTGTATCCTTTGATTGTCATAGTCAACTCCAGTTTAGTTGGTTGTGATAAAGCCCGTAGCTGCCTACCAGTTACGGGCTTTTCTTCTTAGTTTGAAGGAGAACCTTCTATAAGTTCGTATTCAGCCCCTTCGAGAAAATCCTCAATAGCGGACTTAACGTCCCATTCAGCTTTACAAGTATAAAACTCATCAAGCGTTGGAAAATACAATTCAATCATGCTTGGTGAATGTCTCTGGATGTAGACCTTAATCATAATTCGAGCTCCATTGGTGTGATGATTTTTCCGTATTTTTTCAATTCCACAGAACCGAAATTATTAACGACATAAGAAGAGCTATGAAAGGTATAAAATCCTGCTTCATAAGGTGGTTGACCTTCTTCGAGTTGAACCTTAGTTAACGTTGGAAAGCGACCTTGCAGATACACATAAGCGTCTTGCTCATAAATAGTGCGTGGTGGCTTTCCCTCCTTCCCTGGCATTGTTCGAGATGTGGTTTTGACATCTTCTTTAAACACTTCAATTTTCAACATTTTTAATTCCTATGCGTATGCTTTAAAAGGTAAAATATTAGTTTCTGCTACGACTGGCATTTTGTACCAAGACGGTATTTGTAGGGGGTTAATCTCAATGACTTCAGAGCGTTTAAGAGTCGGACACATACGGCTAACATCGAACTTCTGACCAATATCAATACCAATAGCTTTCAGGCGGGCTTTGTGCTCGTAAAACTGACGAGGTTTCAATATTTGTCTCAAATCAGAACCATGCTGCCACATAGTAAAGTAGCTCATAGTTGTATTGGCTTTACGCAAGGTATCAACAGAACCTGAAGCTAACAGTTGGTGGGCAATAGATTGATGTTCATCATGTGATATTTGTATAGTCTTCATGGCGTTCTCAATGTCTTGTAAGTGGTGGTGAAAATCTTGTTCGGTTACGTTGCCGTAGAATTGTAAGTTGTGTCGTTTCAATAACATTTGTCTTAGACTGTGCTCTTCACGTACAACGCCGAATGATTCGCAATATTCAATTAATTTAGTGACATACTTTAAAACTTCTGGTGCAACTCCTTGTTTTGTTCTTTGGGTCTTTAATAAATTTCTTTGCAATTCAACCGCTTTCCTATACAGCTTATCCATAATCCAAGTGGAACCTTCTCCCCAATTGCACGTGTTTCCATCAGGGTAAAGCTTAGGCTTACGGCCTCGACCAATTTGCATAGAAGAAAGCCCACGGATAAACGATTGTTCCTTGCCCTTGCCTACAGCATGATTTCGAGTCCAGTCAATCAGTGTAATTTCAGCGCCATTACCTATCAAAGATGATGCTTGACCATCAGATGATTGACGATGAGAAAAGCGTGTGTTTTTAGTAAATGGTGGTAAGCCATAAAAGCCTAATACATGATTGTAAACAGCGACGCATTCATCAAGAGTTTGAAGCCCAAAAAGATTATCCACACGTTGCCAGCGCGAAGGATTCCCCTCTACTCGAACACGAGTACCATCACAACGAATCGTAAGCTTTGTACTAAAAGATCCTTCGAGAACCTTTTGATTTACCGATGGCGGTAACTTCTCACCAGTTTCTAATTCGACCCTTTCAATAACATGACGACCCACGAGTGGTAAATTCCCCTCATGGTGATCTTGTTGCATGAAAAGCTGGTCAATAAAAAACAAACGAGAACCCTGTCAAGAATCAATACAGACATTTTTATGTATGTACATGGATATAAATGTATGGCTGAATAATATGACATATAAAAGTAGGTGTAAACTTAAATTTAAGTAAGGTTTTTAGATGGATTATGTAAATATGAGTATTGGTAGCGTTCTTAAAGACAGACGAATCGAACTAAATGTCAAACAAGAAGATATTGCGGAACAGATGAAAGTAACGGTACAAACCGTAAGTAAATGGGAAAGAGATATTACTGAGCCCAAAGCGAACCAAGTTTCAAAGTTAAGCCAAATTCTTAAAATTTCAGAGAAAGAAATTTGCCAAGGTACAATCGATAAATCTGATATTAACGACCAAGAATTCATAAGAAGAGTTGGTGTGTTAATGAAGCATGTACCCCATATAGAAATGCTATACGGAATGCATGAATACATACCAGATCAAGAAGGATTCTTAAACATGCTTGCAGAGGCTTCTGAATTTCCATATGAACTCTTTGAACAAGGAAGAATTGAAAGCTCAAAAGAACAACTTGAATGGGCTGAAAACGGGCAAATACAATTTAAAGACGAAAATACAAAGACACTTTTTATCGAACACCATAAGCGGATAGTAGAAGGGAAAAAAATCAAGTAGTGCGGAATTCCGCAGTTAGTTGGGGTGTAACAGTAACCCCAACTTGTTCTGATAACATTTCGATTACAAGTGACAATTTTGAAGATGGCCTTTTGAGGCCATTTTTAATGGCCTCTCCTATTTCCTTCTCACCCTCCTTGCTCAGTTTTCGCCGTCGTTGTTCGTCGTCAGTCGTCGAGTCTTGATAACTGATAGATATAAGGGTTGCAGTTGCAAAACGCCCCTTTGGTGCTGTGATGCTCTGCAAGGGTGGTTCTAGCAAGAAGGAAAGGAAGTTTGTCGGGGTGTCATAGATTGGGGGCGCTTCGCGCGTATCGGGCAGCTTGGCCGAAGTGACCACGTCAGCGTGGGTGTTGTGCCCTTATCCCTACGGGAAAGGCAATATTAAAAAATGGCATTTAAATGGTGTGAATAAGAATTAGCTTAGTAAAGTTTAAATCAAGTCGACGATAACAACTAGGTTATCCACAGCCGTTGCTTTCTATCGTACTTGGCGATAATAAATTTACAGGTATAATAGTTAGGTCTACTATCAAGTAGATACAAAAAAGCCCTAAGCGTTGGGCTTAGGGCTCCTAAATACAGGAGGCCTTATCGAAGACCTAACCAATCTGCTATTAGCAGTAGCTACCGTTATTGGTACAGTAACAGCACTAGTCAAAGTTCTCAAAAGCAAAGACTAGATATCAAAGTCCGATTGAGTTGCCGCTCTTTCGGACTTTTATTTATTAGAATGCAATGTTGCCCTCTAATAATTCACAATGTTATTTTATGCACACACTACAAGAAACGCCAGAACTTTCTAGTACCTCATAGTATTGGGGCAATTATTTGTATATTGGTGCAGTTAAAAAACTAGCTTAGCTGACGCATTACAGGATTTATATTAAAAGAGCCTAACGGCTGCGGCCAGTGCTGGCGCAATGGTACTGCCCGCCACGCTTTCAACATAAATCTGACCACATAATGCGCACTAAGGTGTTGGTTGTTTTATGGCTAAAATCGAACTGTAACCTGCTTAAATCCTATCTTCTGTGCGTTTTCTACCGCAGCATCAATACTTTTAAAATTCCTATCACCGCCTCGCTGAGCCTGTAAAACGTGTATGTCACATAACAATAAATAGCTTTCACTCATTGGGGCTTTGATGACGGTTACTTTTTTCAAGTTTCCGTTATCAAACAATAACTTCAAATCTTTAATTTGCATAATCAAATCTCTATTTTGATTGGTTGAAATTAAAAAAAATGCTCGATAAAAATACCGAGCAATAAAATGATACTTAAGCGATTGATTCAATTTTAAGGTCTGATTGATCAGATTTAGGTTTTGATTCGCGGATGAAGCTCAAAATCCCTTGCAAAGACTCAATTTCACCATGCATGTGATCAATTAATTCAAATGAAAGTTCCTTGGGACATGCTCCAGTTCTTAAAAAAACAGATATGTTGGAAATGCCATTTAACTTACTTTCTGCGTCCGAGAACGTGTATCCTTTGATTGTCATAGTCAACTCCAGTTTAGTTGGTTGTGATAAAGCCCGTAGCTGCCTACCAGTTACGGGCTTTTCTTCTTAGTTTGAAGGAGAACCTTCTATAAGTTCGTATTCAGCCCCTTCGAGAAAATCCTCAATAGCGGACTTAACGTCCCATTCAGCTTTACAAGTATAAAACTCATCAAGCGTTGGAAAATACAATTCAATCATGCTTGGTGAATGTCTCTGGATGTAGACCTTAATCATAATTCGAGCTCCATTGGTGTGATGATTTTTCCGTATTTTTTCAATTCCACAGAACCGAAATTATTAACGACATAAGAAGAGCTATGAAAGGTATAAAATCCTGCTTCATAAGGTGGTTGACCTTCTTCGAGTTGAACCTTAGTTAACGTTGGAAAGCGACCTTGCAGATACACATAAGCGTCTTGCTCATAAATAGTGCGTGGTGGCTTTCCCTCCTTCCCTGGCATTGTTCGAGATGTGGTTTTGACATCTTCTTTAAACACTTCAATTTTCAACATTTTTAATTCCTATGCGTATGCTTTAAAAGGTAAAATATTAGTTTCTGCTACGACTGGCATTTTGTACCAAGACGGTATTTGTAGGGGGTTAATCTCAATGACTTCAGAGCGTTTAAGAGTCGGACACATACGGCTAACATCGAACTTCTGACCAATATCAATACCAATAGCTTTCAGGCGGGCTTTGTGCTCGTAAAACTGACGAGGTTTCAATATTTGTCTCAAATCAGAACCATGCTGCCACATAGTAAAGTAGCTCATAGTTGTATTGGCTTTACGCAAGGTATCAACAGAACCTGAAGCTAACAGTTGGTGGGCAATAGATTGATGTTCATCATGTGATATTTGTATAGTCTTCATGGCGTTCTCAATGTCTTGTAAGTGGTGGTGAAAATCTTGTTCGGTTACGTTGCCGTAGAATTGTAAGTTGTGTCGTTTCAATAACATTTGTCTTAGACTGTGCTCTTCACGTACAACGCCGAATGATTCGCAATATTCAATTAATTTAGTGACATACTTTAAAACTTCTGGTGCAACTCCTTGTTTTGTTCTTTGGGTCTTTAATAAATTTCTTTGCAATTCAACCGCTTTCCTATACAGCTTATCCATAATCCAAGTGGAACCTTCTCCCCAATTGCACGTGTTTCCATCAGGGTAAAGCTTAGGCTTACGGCCTCGACCAATTTGCATAGAAGAAAGCCCACGGATAAACGATTGTTCCTTGCCCTTGCCTACAGCATGATTTCGAGTCCAGTCAATCAGTGTAATTTCAGCGCCATTACCTATCAAAGATGATGCTTGACCATCAGATGATTGACGATGAGAAAAGCGTGTGTTTTTAGTAAATGGTGGTAAGCCATAAAAGCCTAATACATGATTGTAAACAGCGACGCATTCATCAAGAGTTTGAAGCCCAAAAAGATTATCCACACGTTGCCAGCGCGAAGGATTCCCCTCTACTCGAACACGAGTACCATCACAACGAATCGTAAGCTTTGTACTAAAAGATCCTTCGAGAACCTTTTGATTTACCGATGGCGGTAACTTCTCACCAGTTTCTAATTCGACCCTTTCAATAACATGACGCCCCACGAGTGGTAAATTCCCCTCATGGTGATCTTGTTGCATGAAAAGCTGGTCAATAAAAAACAAACGAGAACCCTGTCAAGAATCAATACAGACATTTTTATGTATGTACATGGATATAAATGTATGGCTGAATAATATGACATATAAAAGTAGGTGTAAACTTAAATTTAAGTAAGGTTTTTAGATGGATTATGTAAATATGAGTATTGGTAGCGTTCTTAAAGACAGACGAATCGAACTAAATGTCAAACAAGAAGATATTGCGGAACAGATGAAAGTAACGGTACAAACCGTAAGTAAATGGGAAAGAGATATTACTGAGCCCAAAGCGAACCAAGTTTCAAAGTTAAGCCAAATTCTTAAAATTTCAGAGAAAGAAATTTGCCAAGGTACAATCGATAAATCTGATATTAACGACCAAGAATTCATAAGAAGAGTTGGTGTGTTAATGAAGCATGTACCCCATATAGAAATGCTATACGGAATGCATGAATACATACCAGATCAAGAAGGATTCTTAAACATGCTTGCAGAGGCTTCTGAATTTCCATATGAACTCTTTGAACAAGGAAGAATTGAAAGCTCAAAAGAACAACTTGAATGGGCTGAAAACGGGCAAATACAATTTAAAGACGAAAATACAAAGACACTTTTTATCGAACACCATAAGCGGATAGTAGAAGGGAAAAAAATCAAGTAGTGCGGAATTCCGCAGTTAGTTGGGGTGTAACAGTAACCCCAACTTGTTCTGATAACATTTCGATTACAAGTGACAATTTTGAAGATGGCCTTTTGAGGCCATTTTTAATGGAAAAAATAGTATCGATAGAAAAGTAAACGCCATTTAATTTGGAGCCCTTCCCCGTCGAAACGGGGCCCCTTCCCAAATGTAAATGGCCTCTCCTATTTCCTTCTCACCCTCCTTGCTCAGTTTTCGCCGTCGTTGTTCGTCGTTGTTCGTCGTTGTTCGTCGTTGTTCGTCGTTGTTCGTCGTCAGTCGTCGAGTCTTGATAACTGATAGATATAAGGGTTGCAGTTGCAAAACGCCCTTTGGTGCTGTGATGCTCTGCAAGGGTGGTTCTAGCAAGAAAGAAAGGAAGTTTATCGCGGTGTCATAGATTGGGAGCGCTTCGCGCGTATCGGGCTGTTTGGCCGGAGCGACCATATCAACGTGGAGTTGTGCCCTTATCCCTGCGGGAAAATGCGAAATCCGCACAAGAGTACACTATTAAAGATAGTGTACTCTCCTTCTCCTCCTCGACCTCCTTGCTCAGTCTTCGCCGTCGTTTCTCGTCGTCATGCGTCGAGTTAAATAGGGGCAAAAGCGCTTGACCGGAAGGAAAGGAAGTTTATCGCGATGTCACACGAAAACAAAAAAGTCCGGAAAAACCGGACTTAGTTACATGTCATTATTGGGATAACGACAAGAGAACCTTATAACACATCAGCCAAATCCGCAGGAAGTGGCTCTAAATGTAATATCCCAGTATTATTCATACCCCTAGCCTCCATATTTTCTCGCATATTCGTCAAAACTACTTTTTCAATATGTCGTTCGTTGCCTTCAAAAAGCAGAATGCTATTAGGTTCTGGAATTACAGACAAAAAAACATGTGACCAATCTTCGCTGCCTTCACCTGATAAAACAATAAATGTATACATATAATAGACCTCTATAAAAACACATATATGGAGGTTAAACTTCAACAAATCAATGAGTTGGATAGACCAAATTGGAATAAAGAAATGGTTGCTTATTAATGCGCATTACAGGATTTATATTAAAAGAGCCTAGCGGCTGCGGCCAGTGCTGGCGCAATGGTACTGCCCGCCACGCTTTCAACATAAATCTGACCACATAATGCGCACTAAGATATGTAAGAGCGAAGTTGTAATGTCACTATTTGTAAAGTTAAAATGTCCCTTTAACTCATCACAAAAAGCTTCTGAATGCTCAGTTACTTTTTAGGACGTTTTAAATTTGTAAGTCTCTCTACCAATACCACGGTTGGATCTTCGTGTGTTAGCACTTCTACGCAATCCCAATCACTGGCAATGACATAAGACCATCCGCCAACTGTATTTAATTCAAAACTCAATGGGCTTTCATGGGTCCATTGGTGACCGCGCACTTTGAAACAGTTATCTTTCGGGTTCTTAGATCCCCACATCTCAAGTAAACCATGCTCGTCCAACACTCGATGTCCGCCAATTTGTCGAAATTGAATTTCATACACAGATTCAGTCATTTCATGGAACACCGTTACTGTAAGTTGTATCTCATCAGAAAATCTTAGATCTCGATATTCATACCGTGTATCTTGACCTGACAGATACCAGTTCTGACAGCCGTAGACGACAGATAATACTGAGATATCACCTTCATTTATGAGTGTTTCCCATCGACTAAATTCCATTATTCACCTTAGTAGCACGTGTTGTTGTTAATAATATCAAGTTAATAGTACAAAAACTGTCTTTGTTTGTAGTGAATATAAACAGGTTTTGGCCACCGGTTAACTAACTCGTTAAAGTTTAAACAAACCAACTGCAACGCTGGCTAAATTAAGAGACACTGTCACAAGCTGCAAATACTGCCCCTTAGCGAAAAACTTTACGGTAGGTGTTTTAGTATTTGATTGAAGGTACTTTCAAGTGACAGGATCACTTAACTGAAGAATTATATTATAGGTAAGCAACACAAACTGAGCACTATTTCTTGCTTCTCCTATAATTTAACGACCAAACGTTAAGCGACATTTGAAGTTAAGATCTCACTTATGAACGATAGATTGTATAACCTCTAGGTATATTATGAGCCAGTTAATAAAGTTAATCTATAGTTGAAGTTTTGATTCAATTGACGATTTGAGCTCTAATAGATAATTGCATCCCTAATGATGACGGCACCTGTAGCGATCCTGTATTAACCTCACAAAATTTATAATTATACTTATTGATACAATATGATAGCATGAGCTAATAATGATAATACACTCAATAAAATTTCAAGCTAGCTGGACACATTTATGAAACGAACAATCTTCCATATATTGGTGCTTGCAACCCTCTCTGGGTGCGCATCCGTTTCTTCGGAGAATCTGAAATCAAATACTTACACAACGGAGAAATTAACGGCGGAAATGCGAAACGATCCGCACTCTTGGATGAAGACGCAGTTTGATATCTACAATGATAGCCCGAACAATAAAGCATTCGCTGTTTACTGGAAAGGAAACCGTGCTCTTAGCTTTGCACACGCGACCAATAAGCTTGATCTTGAAAAAGCTAAAACCGAAGCATTGAGACTTTGTAATATCAAGTCAGATAAGAGTAACACTTGTACCATTGACGCGTATTCCGAAACCGAAGAACCACTCGCTTCAAATCAGAAAAAGCTACCTCCAGAAGTTTCTAGTTACTCCGATCTCGATAAGCTAAGTGAATTTGATAATACGAATAAGCACGCGGCAGTCGTAGGCAATGAACTTGGTATTTTGGGTTTTTCAACTAGTGATGTTTCGCAATCAATCGCGGAAGAAACCGCTACAATGGAGTGCCTAAAGAATACCCACTACAGCATCCCAACTTGTTACATAATAGATTCCAAATAATAATTGAGAACAACATAGGATGCTCACCAGTTACGTGAGCTCCGTTCCCCTACCTTTCGTAATCTCTACAAACAATTACAAACCATTACAAACTTTCCACATAATTTTATTAATGATTCTGTAATTATACTGCTGTCCGAATATGTTGCGTCTGTGAACACTAATTTCATGTAATGTAACTAATTGGGTATATCAATTCGTATCGTCAATCGTGAGTTCATCCCCTTTATTGAACTCTTGTTGATCTCAATGATACTGGTGTCCAGCTCCACATATGTAGCTGGGCCATTTTTCTAAACGCACCTAAACCCCACAAACGCTTTCTTCAACTCCAACCTCTGTCACGGCATAAACTCAACCCCGCGCATAGTTACAGTGTCATAATTATTAACGCTCACTCACGTCTAAACTTACCCCACACCCGAGGTGTAATTAAATTACATATTGTGGATAACCTGTGCGCAAACAGCCCACCCATCACATATTCACTCTATGATGGCTAGTTTGTTTGACTAAATCCCTTATAGTATTGCTACTGCTAGCGAGCTAACACAAATAGTAGAAATTCATAAGTTAATGATATTTAACGATATTTTAAAACTGTAAGTATTATATACCAATAAGTGTGTGCTTACTTTCTTATATGGCTCACTATGTCACAAATCTTCCGCGTAACTTTTTCTCTAAGTGGTATTTGGCACTGTAATGACGTACGACTCCCCTATATTTCTAAATTGGTTGTTAATTCATTATTGGCCGAATAGTGGTATTGAACTTGGTTTAGCCAAATGTGGGGATTTGTGGTTGGATAAAGGAGATTAGTTATAGTGCACTAAAGATACAAAAACAGCGCTCATTTGAGCGCTGTTTTAAATTAGCTTTCTTTCTTGTCACTTTGCTCTTTTCGAATATCTTCAGCAACAACTTTGATGGCTTGAGCTGTACTCATGCCCTCTTCCATTAATTTTTGAATTCGTTCAACTGCTTGTTGCTGTTCTTCATGAGATAAGCTTATATCTTGAAACATTTCGGCCTCCATAATTGGAGGCCGAGAATAGCGAATATTTTAGTAGTTGGAAAGGAAATTAATATACACACCCATTGAATTTTCATTGGTATAACTTGCGCCAATGTCTAATGTGATGATATTTAATGGTGACAGCCCGATACCTGCAGTGATAGTCCCATCATCATTGTCGCTGGCTAAGTTAGTATAGTAACCCGCCCTTAGCTGCATTTGCCTCATGATGTCGCCCTCAATACCAACGCGAAGCATTTGAGCATCGTCGTCGACACCAACAAATTTCTCACGCTTTAAAATATCGTAATCAACACTAAACGCAAAATAGTCGCCAACGATACCCGCACCAACCGTATAGTTAGGATCTAGCTTATAAGTATCCCCTATTTTTACATCACGCGTCCCTTGAGTCACCGTGTATTGTTTCGTTTCTATTTCTCGACCCATTATGTTCATAGCAGAAAACCCAACACGCCATGGTCCATAAAACCATACTGCACCTGCATCTAAATTAAATGCAGTTTCACCCGAAGCAGAATCAAGTATCTTTGAGGTATCAAAATCGGAAAAAGAAGAGTGAGACGCAATGCTGTAGACCCGTTGAATTTTGGGTGATACACCAAAGGACATATGCTGACCAAATACCGTGTAGTATTTAGCAAAAGTCATCCCAAGTTCTGATACACCAATCCCCAAAACTTTTACGAGTGAATTATCAAGGTTTTGAGCTGACGTAGGCTGGCTTGTATCCATATCAGCAGTTACATAGGATTCTGAGTAGATTTTTCCAAATACATTCATCGATACAAATGAATTAGGAATAGCGAATGCAATCGTACCACCAACATCAAGGGCTAACTGATCTCCTTGTAGGCCGGCAATGGCAGCCGCAGCTTCGCTTTCGTTACTTGCTTTTCCTGCGGTATCGATACTTCCGAGCAGATCCCCTTGATCCGTATAGGAAATACCCAGCCCTGGTAAGATCATGCCGGCGTTATCGTTTCTACGATAAAGTGCTGCGAGCGCGGGGTTGTAAAATGGCGCAGTAAGAAAGTCCGCTGATACAACACCAGTGCCACCCATTGCGTCACCTCGGCCATCAACCGAATAGTTTGCAGCAGACACTGACGTTGCTGTTAGTGCAATTGCGATAGACGCTGATAATCCGATTTTATTCATAACATAACCGCCAATAGTTCCTTTTCTCTTATATCGGCAGTAATTATCGAACCTTTAGCACTATTAATCTATAGATATGTCGTAAGTTTTGCTAATAACTTGCTGATCTTCTACAGAAATCGCACCTTGCCACCTCTTATGTGTGATTGAAATCGCTAAAACATAGCGATCAGGCTCTAGATCTCGGAGCGGAATTTGGCTCGGGTAATCACTTTCATACTCCTGGCTCCAAATTTTTTGATATTGACCATCTAGATAATCAAATACAGAAACATTCATGACTGGTAGTGGACAGTGCCTGTTAAGTAAGCCTGTTTTTTCTACTTTCCATACACCTTTAGCTTGCCAGCGTAGAATTTCTTTTGATTGCGGTTCCGCCATGACAATCCATGATTTCCACGGTTCTCCCTCTAGAGGGGTAACGGTGACCTGAAATAAGCCACTACTCAATCTTGAGTTTAAGCTGTATCTTTTTTGATAGACGAAGTCACTTTTGTCATTATTAGATAGGCGTTCAAATTCAGTGTCCGATGACACTTTACTTTTTGGCCATCGAGTGAATCCAATCGAATCAATTTCTTGGCGAGATAATACATCAATGATCACACTCGACGCCTGTCGCCCCGGTGATTGGATCACTTGCCTACGAACAACCAACTCATCTAACCAGTCAGGCAACGGTTTTTTCTGCAAAGATTGACCGCAGTCTTTTTCTAGCGACTTTACAAAAAACTTATCGAGATGCTTCGCAACATGTTCATCAGGAGACTGTTGCCACACCTGAACGATACCTTTGAAGGCACCGTCCAAGTCGTCTTGTAACAGTTGTTTATGCGCATTAGTTAATGCCGTTTGCTGCTCAAACCAAGGAATATTGTCGCCCGCGACGACAGTACTACTAAGAACAAAAACCAATGCAATCAAACGTCTCACGACTATCCCTTCATTTTGTAGCCGACACCGCGTAGGGTTTCGATTTCTATGCCAGTCAATTTTTGTCTTAGCTGTAAGACATGGGTATCAACAGTACGCGTCGTTGGGAAGTGGTTGTAACCCCAAACATGATCAAGCAACTCATCACGAGTAAACACTCGGCCAATATTGGTTGCCAAAAACAAAAGTAAATCGAATTCGGTTCTTGTCAGTGTTACTGATTCTTCATTGAAGATAACATCACGAGTTTGGGTATCAATCAATAGATTGCCGATATTGACACGATGCTCTTCACTTTCATCTGATTCAGGTGCACGTAGCTGCGCACGGATTCGCGCAAACAATTCCGCTTCGGCAAAAGGTTTTGTTAGGTAATCATTAGCACCGGCATCTAAGCCTGAAACTTTGTCTTTTATAGAGACCAATGCCGTTAATAGAATAACAGGGACTTTTTTTATCTTTTTCCATTCCGGAAGGTGACTAACAGAGTCTCCATCAGGAAGCTGACGATCCAATACAACGAGATCTACCTTCTCCCACAATGGTGCGACTTCTGCGATTGTTTCTGCATGTAAGCATTCATAGCCAGCTTGTTCCAAGCTTACCAATAACCCATCGGCTAGATTTTTGTCGTCTTCAACTAGAAGCAGAGTCTGTTTCACAAGGTATCTCCAAAATAAATGTTGTTGGCGGGCCTTCTAATGACATTTTGCCCCCCATACGCTCAACCATAGATTC
This DNA window, taken from Vibrio tapetis subsp. tapetis, encodes the following:
- a CDS encoding single-stranded DNA-binding protein, yielding MLKIEVFKEDVKTTSRTMPGKEGKPPRTIYEQDAYVYLQGRFPTLTKVQLEEGQPPYEAGFYTFHSSSYVVNNFGSVELKKYGKIITPMELEL
- a CDS encoding phage/plasmid replication protein, II/X family, which translates into the protein MFFIDQLFMQQDHHEGNLPLVGRHVIERVELETGEKLPPSVNQKVLEGSFSTKLTIRCDGTRVRVEGNPSRWQRVDNLFGLQTLDECVAVYNHVLGFYGLPPFTKNTRFSHRQSSDGQASSLIGNGAEITLIDWTRNHAVGKGKEQSFIRGLSSMQIGRGRKPKLYPDGNTCNWGEGSTWIMDKLYRKAVELQRNLLKTQRTKQGVAPEVLKYVTKLIEYCESFGVVREEHSLRQMLLKRHNLQFYGNVTEQDFHHHLQDIENAMKTIQISHDEHQSIAHQLLASGSVDTLRKANTTMSYFTMWQHGSDLRQILKPRQFYEHKARLKAIGIDIGQKFDVSRMCPTLKRSEVIEINPLQIPSWYKMPVVAETNILPFKAYA
- a CDS encoding helix-turn-helix domain-containing protein; translated protein: MDYVNMSIGSVLKDRRIELNVKQEDIAEQMKVTVQTVSKWERDITEPKANQVSKLSQILKISEKEICQGTIDKSDINDQEFIRRVGVLMKHVPHIEMLYGMHEYIPDQEGFLNMLAEASEFPYELFEQGRIESSKEQLEWAENGQIQFKDENTKTLFIEHHKRIVEGKKIK
- a CDS encoding plasmid replication protein RepB; translation: MQIKDLKLLFDNGNLKKVTVIKAPMSESYLLLCDIHVLQAQRGGDRNFKSIDAAVENAQKIGFKQVTVRF
- a CDS encoding RstC protein; amino-acid sequence: MTIKGYTFSDAESKLNGISNISVFLRTGACPKELSFELIDHMHGEIESLQGILSFIRESKPKSDQSDLKIESIA
- a CDS encoding phage/plasmid replication protein, II/X family, which translates into the protein MFFIDQLFMQQDHHEGNLPLVGRHVIERVELETGEKLPPSVNQKVLEGSFSTKLTIRCDGTRVRVEGNPSRWQRVDNLFGLQTLDECVAVYNHVLGFYGLPPFTKNTRFSHRQSSDGQASSLIGNGAEITLIDWTRNHAVGKGKEQSFIRGLSSMQIGRGRKPKLYPDGNTCNWGEGSTWIMDKLYRKAVELQRNLLKTQRTKQGVAPEVLKYVTKLIEYCESFGVVREEHSLRQMLLKRHNLQFYGNVTEQDFHHHLQDIENAMKTIQISHDEHQSIAHQLLASGSVDTLRKANTTMSYFTMWQHGSDLRQILKPRQFYEHKARLKAIGIDIGQKFDVSRMCPTLKRSEVIEINPLQIPSWYKMPVVAETNILPFKAYA
- a CDS encoding YoaH family protein, translated to MFQDISLSHEEQQQAVERIQKLMEEGMSTAQAIKVVAEDIRKEQSDKKES
- a CDS encoding conjugal transfer protein TraF; this encodes MNKIGLSASIAIALTATSVSAANYSVDGRGDAMGGTGVVSADFLTAPFYNPALAALYRRNDNAGMILPGLGISYTDQGDLLGSIDTAGKASNESEAAAAIAGLQGDQLALDVGGTIAFAIPNSFVSMNVFGKIYSESYVTADMDTSQPTSAQNLDNSLVKVLGIGVSELGMTFAKYYTVFGQHMSFGVSPKIQRVYSIASHSSFSDFDTSKILDSASGETAFNLDAGAVWFYGPWRVGFSAMNIMGREIETKQYTVTQGTRDVKIGDTYKLDPNYTVGAGIVGDYFAFSVDYDILKREKFVGVDDDAQMLRVGIEGDIMRQMQLRAGYYTNLASDNDDGTITAGIGLSPLNIITLDIGASYTNENSMGVYINFLSNY
- a CDS encoding DUF2861 family protein gives rise to the protein MRRLIALVFVLSSTVVAGDNIPWFEQQTALTNAHKQLLQDDLDGAFKGIVQVWQQSPDEHVAKHLDKFFVKSLEKDCGQSLQKKPLPDWLDELVVRRQVIQSPGRQASSVIIDVLSRQEIDSIGFTRWPKSKVSSDTEFERLSNNDKSDFVYQKRYSLNSRLSSGLFQVTVTPLEGEPWKSWIVMAEPQSKEILRWQAKGVWKVEKTGLLNRHCPLPVMNVSVFDYLDGQYQKIWSQEYESDYPSQIPLRDLEPDRYVLAISITHKRWQGAISVEDQQVISKTYDISID
- the vxrB gene encoding response regulator transcription factor VxrB translates to MKQTLLLVEDDKNLADGLLVSLEQAGYECLHAETIAEVAPLWEKVDLVVLDRQLPDGDSVSHLPEWKKIKKVPVILLTALVSIKDKVSGLDAGANDYLTKPFAEAELFARIRAQLRAPESDESEEHRVNIGNLLIDTQTRDVIFNEESVTLTRTEFDLLLFLATNIGRVFTRDELLDHVWGYNHFPTTRTVDTHVLQLRQKLTGIEIETLRGVGYKMKG